GGCTGGCGGGCCGCACGCTGCGCTTCGAGGTGGCTGGGCCCGATCGTGGCGTGACGCTGGGTTTTGACGGTAAACGCTTCATTGCAGGTCAAACGCCGGCCGATTGCCGCTTCATCGCCAGCCTGGCCGACTACCTGCACCTGGCGTGCGGCGACGAGGATCCGGATACGCTGTTTTTCCAGCGCCGCCTGCGTATCGAAGGTGATGTCGAGCTGGGCCTGCGGCTGAAGAACCTGCTCGACGCCACCGACTGGCAGGTGCTGCGGCCCGGCCTGCAGCCTTATCGCTCACGGCAATAAACAAGCAAGCGCAAGTTTCTTTCGGCCGCGCAGGCCTGCTGATAGATTGCCGTCAGTTCCCACACCCTAAGCAGGAGCGCACGATGAAGTTCGACACCCAGGCCATCCACGCCGGCTACAGCCCCGATCCGACTACTCGCGCGGTGGCGGTGCCGATCTACCAGACCGTGAGCTACGCCTTCGACGATACCCAGCATGGCGCGGACCTGTTCGATCTCAAGGTGGCGGGCAACATCTACACCCGCATCATGAACCCGACCAACGATGTGCTGGAAAAGCGCGTCGCCGCGCTGGAAGGCGGCATCGCCGGGCTGGCGCTGGCCTCTGGCCAGGCGGCGATCACCTACGCGATCCAGACCATCGCCGAGGCGGGCGACAACATCATCGCCACCTCCACGCTGTATGGCGGTACCTACAACCTGTTCGCGCACACGCTGCCGCAGTACGGCATCGAGGTGCGTTTCGTCGATTACCGCGATCCGGCAGCGATCTCGGCGCTGGTCGATGCGCGCACCAAGGCGGTGTTCGTCGAATCGATCGGCAACCCGCTTGGCAACGTGGTCGATTTCGGCGCCTTCGCCGAGGTGGCGCACCGCAACGGCCTGCCGCTGATCGTCGACAACACCGTGCCGTCCCCCTACCTGACCCGGCCGATCGAGCACGGCGCCGACATCGTCGTGCATTCGCTGACCAAGTACATCGGCGGCCACGGCAACAGCGTGGCCGGCATCATCGTCGACTCGGGCAAGTTCCCGTGGGCCGAGCACAAGGCGCGCTTCAAGCGGCTGAACGAGCCGGACGTGAGCTACCACGGCGTGGTCTACACCGAGGCGCTCGGCCCGGCGGCCTTCATCGGCCGCGCTCGCGTGGTGCCGCTGCGCAACACCGGTGCTGCGCTGTCGCCGTTCAACGCCTTTTTGATCCTGCAGGGGCTGGAAACGCTGGCGCTGCGCATGGAGCGGCACAGCGAGAACGCGCTGAAGGTGGCCGAATTCCTGCAAGGACACCGCGCGGTGGAATGGGTGAACTACGCTGGCTTGCCAGGCCATGAATCGCGGCCGCTGATCGACAAGTATTTCGGCGGCAAGGCTTCGGGCCTGTTGACCTTTGGCGTGAAGGGCGGTCGCGAAGCGGGCGCACGCTTCCAGGATGCACTGCAGCTGGTGACGCGGCTGGTGAACATCGGCGACGCCAAGAGCCTGGCTTGCCATCCGGCCAGCACCACGCATCGCCAGCTCTCGCCCGATGAGCTGAAGAAGGCAGGCGTGACCGAGGAGA
This region of Chitinolyticbacter meiyuanensis genomic DNA includes:
- a CDS encoding O-acetylhomoserine aminocarboxypropyltransferase/cysteine synthase family protein; translated protein: MKFDTQAIHAGYSPDPTTRAVAVPIYQTVSYAFDDTQHGADLFDLKVAGNIYTRIMNPTNDVLEKRVAALEGGIAGLALASGQAAITYAIQTIAEAGDNIIATSTLYGGTYNLFAHTLPQYGIEVRFVDYRDPAAISALVDARTKAVFVESIGNPLGNVVDFGAFAEVAHRNGLPLIVDNTVPSPYLTRPIEHGADIVVHSLTKYIGGHGNSVAGIIVDSGKFPWAEHKARFKRLNEPDVSYHGVVYTEALGPAAFIGRARVVPLRNTGAALSPFNAFLILQGLETLALRMERHSENALKVAEFLQGHRAVEWVNYAGLPGHESRPLIDKYFGGKASGLLTFGVKGGREAGARFQDALQLVTRLVNIGDAKSLACHPASTTHRQLSPDELKKAGVTEETVRLSIGIEHIDDILADLEQALAAAA
- the ubiT gene encoding ubiquinone anaerobic biosynthesis accessory factor UbiT, with translation MKPPLWMRAAALLPETPPSHAAALALNLLRHRLWPHEPFDWLAGRTLRFEVAGPDRGVTLGFDGKRFIAGQTPADCRFIASLADYLHLACGDEDPDTLFFQRRLRIEGDVELGLRLKNLLDATDWQVLRPGLQPYRSRQ